The Microtus ochrogaster isolate Prairie Vole_2 chromosome 4, MicOch1.0, whole genome shotgun sequence nucleotide sequence atgttggcgcacgcctttaatcccagcactcaggaggcagaggcaggcggatctctgtgagttcgagaccagcctggtctatgagagctagttccaggacaggctccaaagccgcagataaaccctgtctcgaaaaaaaaaaaaaaaaaaaaaagaaaatttcagggaGTTCCATGTTTGCACAGTGGCAGCCTAGACACCCCTAGAGTGTCTCTTAGGTGGGAGAATTTTAAGGGTGCTACAAAGGCATTGATTCTTgttgagccccccccccatattcaCATTCTAAGTTAATACTTGGACCAGTCTAAGGAGTGTGGAAACTTAAGAGACTTGGCGGGTCagttccttctgtctccactgcaGTGGGCAGTTTGCTGAGCTGGAAGAACCAccggggaatcccacatcaggccacTGTCCTCCAGGGAAATGGACACCAGCAACGAGAGAGCTCTGGACCTGTCTCATTCCCGTGCAGAACAGCACAGAGCTGAGGGAAGACGTGGCTTCTCCTGGGTGGGAACAATGATTCTAGGGCAGGACTTCCTGAGGAAGAGCATCAGtgtctccctctgctccctcctggGAAGTTTAGTGACCTGTTGCTGGGGAGAAAATGCCAAGCCCTCAAGAGTAGAAACctgagccgggaggtggtggtgcacgcctttaatcccagcactcgggaggcagaggcaggcggatctctgtgagttcaaggccagcctggtctacNNNNNNNNNNNNNNNNNNNNNNNNNNNNNNNNNNNNNNNNNNNNNNNNNNNNNNNNNNNNNNNNNNNNNNNNNNNNNNNNNNNNNNNNNNNNNNNNNNNNccatgcttaatctcgtatgccgtcttaaaaaaaaaaaaaaaaaaaagagtagaaaccTGAGAGGTACAGGGAGGGGGGGATTGATGGCTGCCTGGAGTTTGTATCAGCGGAACATCCGCTTACATCACAGCCCCTACAGAGCTCCTCTGAGGGCTGCTATTGCTGTCTTGGCCTGTCAGACACCCCCTCCCCGGGTCCCACTCAGGATCCCAGCAGCAGGGTGACCAGGTTCTATGCACTTTCTCAAGTCACATGCGCAGGAACCCTGGCCATGACTCAGAGCTGCTTTCTCCTGAGTGACTGTGGGCATGAACTAAAATCTCCACAGGCCTTTTGCTTGCCCAGGAGGGAGTTGAAGCGTTCCCCCAAATCTAAAATGACCCTATCTGTGCAGAAGTTCCTCCAGGACTTCAACGCTCAGGCTGGGTGGGAATCACTAAGAGCCACAAGCAGGTATTTCCCTGGGGAGGTCTCAGTCACTAGGAAATAGTTGAGACACCAGCTCCAGGAACTCAGGAGGTGGCCAGGGCTCCTAGCACCAGGCACAGTCTGGCATCTGGGTTCCCATCAGACCCTGCAGTTGACTTGTTAGGATGAGCTCCCATTTTACCCAGCTCTGCCTTTACACCCACAAGCCAAGCATCCATTATCCATTAGTCGAAGATGAGATGCTGTGGCCCCATCTTTATCCGCATAGAGGGTATCCATGACTTGGGCCAAAACTAAGAaccaatatacatatatatatatttttttttaatataaaaagaccaatgaaaaatttatttataaatttttcacGCTGGGCTACAAGTCTATATCGTACGCTCAGGAGTGTGCCACAGACTTCATACAGACAGAAGAGACTAAACCAGGACCCATTTGAAGCTGCAACATAGGCCTAGGAAGTCTTAACAttaattaacataattaaaaagGCATTTGCATGTAGAAAAAACATACAGAACTCCTTTTGAAGTAATCTGTGCTTGTCTCAGTGTCTGCCAGTGTCACGACATTATCACTATTCTTCCCACACTGGTTCATAAAAGCTGCAGAAGGACCAAAGAATATGACCGGGCGGCACAAAAGGCCTCCGCCCACCTGTGTCCTCAAGCGCTCCCCATTTTTGCACGCAGGGTCAGCAGCACTTCTACGAAGGGGAAACCTCATTTAAATTTGAATAATTCAGCCTCCCTTTTATTTCCCAGGATCAAAACAACAAGGGGTGTGGGGTTGCATAGAAAATTggaaccacagaaaccaggaagtCTCCTTTCAGGGACAGCAAGTGACGCTCCGGCACCTCCTCCAGTCCCGGTCCTTGGCGCAGCCCCTCCCTCAGGGCAGGATCCACAGGTCGTAAAGGGGTCCTGGAGCCGGGGCCGAGAAAGGGCACAGCAGCCCTTCCACTCACTCAGCAATAGCATGAGAGATTCACAGTCTTTAtaggaattttataaaaatataaatatgggtACACGACAGCCTTCACAACGCTGGATACAACGCCCTTTAAAATTGGGTTTATAACCAAGATTCAAAAAATACACCTAAAACTTGGCTTAAAATATGTTAACATTTTATATTCTGTCATAAATGTTATGACATTTATTTAATCGTGGcaaattcatttactttttaaaaaaagtgtgcaACCGACTATTAACTATAATAGAAGTCACTAGGAAAGGGTAATATCCTCTCAAAATCCCCACGTTCCAGCCACGCGGGCTTCAAGCTCCCAGTGGAACTTTGCTAAACTAGCGGGTGTGGGGGGGATGGTGGCCCTCTCacgggagggagaagggaggcagatcTTGGGTTCCCTAAACTCACTCAGAACCCGGGAGAGGAACCAAGGAGAGGTGTGGAAGGGCAGGGATTTGGTGGAGGGAGGGACTAGCAACGGGAAAACGATAGGGCTAGGCGGTATTTTCAGTGCAACCAAGAAATGGTAGACTCAAGTttttagttttaagaaaaaaaaaaatgcatctttctCCCATAACCACGCACAATATttccaaacaaaaaaactcaggcGCACAAACTTCacccacaaatatacacacacgtgATAAATAGTTTAGGACATCAGGAACCGGGAGCGTCTCCTTCCTCGCGCAGGGGCGCGCAGACGGTGGAGTTGGGTAGTGGCTGCTTGGCGGCCGCCAGCGGCGGGAGCCGCACTGCGGGCGGGCGGGTCCCACGGGCGGCGGCGAGAGCGCGAGTCCGCCCGCGCCTTTCACCTTCCGGAGAAAACATTTCAAGCGGAGGATCCGGTATCTCGGGATTCCGAAGTCTCCCGGTGTGAGACTCAAATTTCAAAATGGGCTGGAGCCtgcgccccgcccccaccctcgCGGCGGTCGGGGACCGTGGGAAGGCTCTGGGGCCCCGCAAGGCTCCGAGGACTGCCGAGGGGAGGCGCTCTCTGGCAGAGACCCGAACCCTGGGGGCCACGGACGTGGAAACCTAGCCCGATTTCCACGTGGGCCAGCAAACCTGGCGCACACCGAGGTAGTTGGCGGGAAGGTACAGCAGAGAAGACGCGGGCGAAGGTCAGGGTCTGGGTTCGGGGTGGGTATCACCGGCCGCTGGCTGCGTACTTGGCCTTGGTGATGAGATAGAGCACGATGTCCTGGTGGCCCCCGAAAGCGGCGATGTGCAGTGCGCTCCAGCCGTCACGGTTGGCTAGGCGGATGTCCGCGCCGAACTTGACCAACAGCTTCACCAGCTCCAGGTTGCCATCTATGACTGACTGGTGTAGCGCTGTCTGGCCCTCCGGCCCGAACGAGTTCACGTTGAACTCACAGTTAGTCATGTTCTGCAGCAGAGACTGCAGCTCCTGCGTGTTGCCCTTGCGCACCGCTTCCTGGAAGATGCGCTGCGTCTGAGGCGCCGAGCAGGTGGACAGCTCGGCTTGGCTCATGCTGCCGCAGAGCTAGGGCGGCGGGCCGCGCCCCGGCTCAGCGCGGGCGGCGGCTGCAATGCGGGCCCCGGGCTGTCTCGGGGCGTGTCTCGAGGCACGCCTCGGCGCATGGAGGGCGCTGCGCCCCCGGGCCCCGCACGCCGCTCCTGCGCGCTCCGGGCACTCGGGGCCGAGGGCCGCCCGCGCGGGACCCCTGCTGCATCCAGCCACGCCCAAGCGGGCGGGCGACAGGGCTGGGTGCTGGTTCGCAGGGCCTGGAGCAGGCGGAGGCCGCGATGCTTTCAATCGTGATGCCTTCAGTGTTAGGCTGCGCTCCTCCTAAACACCACTCGCGGTTCTTTGCAAAGCAGTTCTAATTCGCCCGCCGCTTCCCGGCGTCTTTTACGGGCCTCATATTTGCATAACAATGGACGCTCTTGACGTGCACACTAGGGCACTTTCAATTGGCTCGTGCCCACGTGGGGGCGGGGCGGAGGCGGAGTCGTGCGGCTACGCGTTCTACGACAGGGGGCGCTGATGTTGGTCAGCCCCAGACGCGGTGGTCAGGCAAACGACCACAGGGTTTTTCCAGCGCTGCTGCCGCATCCTGGGTCCGCTTGCCCCGGGTGTATAAACTCCTTCGcagtcttcctctttcttcataGAGCTCGGAAAATGCGAGTTCTTCGCGCAGCCACTCCGGGACCTGGCCTTCACGGATGGCAGTGCCAGGACCCTCTCGGTTGCATAGCCCACCACCACATTGGTCCTTTCTACTCCAGTGTAACTTCCCAGGCAGGTCAGCCCAGGCAGTTCTTGCGTTTGGCCCCATCCACACTGATGAAAGGAACTCCATTCCCCCAAGTCACCCCAGTGTAGAGGTTCCATTTTCCTCTCCAGAAGGCTgggacagtctctctctctgtctctctctctgtctctctctctgtctctctctctgtctctctctgtctctctctctgtctctctctctctctctctctctctctctctgtgtgtgtgtgcgtgcgcgcacacacgcgcgttATGATGGGCAGTTCGTCACTACTCCTCCAGATGTGTGTTTCTGCTACTCAGCCCCTGTTGGCATGTGCCTAGGCCTGGCTAGTGAGACCACAGCGCTGCCCCATAAGGGAGTTCTGAAATGAGTCATCCCCAAACCGTAAGCTCCACGTTTTATTGACCACTCTTAACAACTgaccaggaggcaggaggtgCTGGCTGGCTGGGGAGGCAAGGCTCCACATTTCCTCATTATGTTTTACAGCTTACAGCTTCGCTGTGGTTGCTGAAAATTAAGGAGGTATGATCTTAAGACTTGACGGAGCAGGAGGCAGGGCACGCCAGGGCTTGATTTCTTCTGAAGCCGAGCTGGGAATTCCAAGCAGGCGGCTGTAGGCCTCAACTGAGGAGACCACCCTGCCAGGCTTCATTTGGGGAAGCTTCTTTTGGTGGATGCTTCTACCCCTGGATCCAGAACTGTCTCGTAATTACCAGGGCATGCCCCCAACCCTGCTTAGTACTCTGGGAGGAACTATAGCTAACTAAACGGGAATAGTAGGTAAATGCTCCCTCCCCAGGACTGTCCATCCTTGGCCAGTTACCTTCAGGCCTGACCCTGGCTGACTTGTTTAAGGGCCACTCTCTCCTTCTGGTAGCCTGAATCCCTTGTATACGCAGCTTGGAGATCTCTCTAGTCTTCCAGAGGATTCTGTCCTTTTGGTCCCTAGACCCATCTCATGCTTCACTTTCCCAAGACCTCAAGGTTCTCGCTAGGTTCTTGCTGCTGTGCAGGTAGACTGAGGCTCCTCTAGGGATACTGACTGGTCTTGATGCTGGCTGTGTCCTAGTCCAGAACAAGGTGGGCATGGAGAAGAGGGAGTTCTGGGAACAGTCAGGAGGGCAGGATCTGCTCCCTGGTTGACCCATGGTTGTATGTGTCTGCATAGGGCTTGGGGGCATTAgacaggcagaaggcagaggccacacCTGAGGGTGAACCTAGCCCTTCCTCTCACCAAATCCAGGGCTGTCCCATGAAGGTGAATGGGTCCCCAGATGGGCCCCTACCTAGGTGGGCTCCAGCCTGGTCTGAGGAAGGGCATCTGAGATGCTTGCCCAGTGCAGAGCCTGGGAGAAAAGTCCTGTTGACATCCGCAGCAGGCGGCAGACAAAGGGCCCCTGTGTGAGCTCAGTGTGGGAACGCAAGGCCGCCACCACAGGGGCTGTGAAATCAGCGGCTGCCCTGGTGAGAGCTGGACGGCTCAGCTAGTTCTGGCAGAATAGCGCGGCTGCGGTGGCGGTCCTATCACGATAGAAGCTTATCCTGAGGAACCCCTTCCCCGTGTCTGACTCGAAGGGCAGACAGATGTGCTTGGTCTGCTACCTCTGTGCAGCTTCATGAGGGACTTAGGTGATGGCTACAGAATCCCTTCCTGGCTCATGCTCCCTCACCATTGCTGTACCCTGGCCCACACCCATGTCTTCCTGTCGCTGCCTCATAGGAGGATGGGCTTGGGGGAAGCCTGTGGGGCCCTTGGTTTCTAGTAAGCGCCGCCCAAGTGTTTGCTGGAGGACACTTCCAAAAGGTGGACATTTGTTCCACATTATtgatgggagggaggggactCACAGAGAGTCTGAGGGGACCCAGTATTGAGCTCCAGTGTTTGTGATGCTTGCTTGGGATTTAAGGAGACCTCATTCTGGCCGTGATGCTGGACCCTGACCCTTCTTCCCTGCATGATCCTAAGAATGTTGGTCCAGGAACATCCTCACCACCCTCTGCTTACTCCTAGAAGGCAAGAGTGGGCAGGGCACCCTTTTCCCTCCAGATGCCCCTCGCGGGTTCTTCCTTCGATGGGTGCTTAGCAATTGGCAGCTGTGAAGGCAAGTGCTGTGAAGGGGGTACCACATTCTGGAATCCCTGCTGGTGAAATCTGGGTGGGGTAGTCCAGGCAATCTGAGAGGCCATAAGAGGACAGCACAGACGGGGCAGCTGGCCAAAGCTGGGCCAGGCCTGCAGCCACCTTAAAGGCACTGAGCAGGGGAGGGAGGCCAGTGGGCAGTGGGGGGCGGGGCTTCCAGCTAATTCATTAAAATGTGTTGGGGAGCGTGGGAAAGAGGAGAGTGtttcttcccagcagcccagacacCTGGTAGAAGAGAGAGGATCGGAATCAAATAACAAACACTCAGCTCCAGCCAGCCggcagagcagaggaaggaggccgggcaggaactgcagcagaCAATCGCTGTGACCAGGGCTCCTGCCCAGGCCACTCAGCATGGCAGGCCAACACTGGGCATCCTAGCTACCCTGTCAGCACTGTGACTGTCCCCCAGTCCTTGAGGCAACCTGTCCCTGCAGCTGAAGAAGGGACATTGCAACTAGCCCCCTATGGTTGGAGCTTGCTTCCAGTGCCTGAACCTGCATGGAACAGTCTCCTACCCTTTGCCATGGCTAGGGTGGAGGTGCTTCATAACAAGTAAGCCTTGTGGTTAGAGGCAAGAGCAAGTGAAACCCGTGGGGAAGTAATCCTGAGGATGGGCTGAGGGCAGGACCTGGCCTGACCTGATCAAAGCGGATGGtgctgtctttttctcctcccctgtCACCTTTGGTCCCGCAGCTGCCCAGGACCCAGATGGGCTGGGAAGCAATCAAGTATCCCTCGGTGCTCACTTGTCATCCCAGAGTGGGGAAGAGTGCAGTCGGGAACTCTTCCCAGGACAGGACAGAGAGCCAGCACTCTCACTTCTAGAGCTAGCACGCCCTTGATACTGTCTGTGCTCAGCCCAGACTCCAGCAGGTTGAGTGGAGGGTCTGGACTAGAGGTGGCCCAGAGGGACATGGGGAATTGCTGCAGTCCCTACCCAGCTCTCCTCATTTATGAAATGTCAGCTAGGTTTCTGGGGGCTGAATGGTTCCAGGCATATCTGGGACAGCGGCATGCCCTAGTCCCCAGGTGAGCTGGTCTGAGGAGGGTGAACAGACATGATTCTCACACCACACGCCCCGGTCTGGTCTGTAGTTATTCCCTGTACTAGGCAGAAATAGCACTCGGGACCTTGTTGCCTGGAGGCATCTGCTAGGTTCTTCAGCCAAATCTGAGCTGGTTTCCGCTTGAGGCAGGaagcaaaaaaggaaagggaTGTGAGCAAGGGGGTGGAGGTGGCACATTCCTGGGGAgtgagaaaggaggaggcaggctACCATAACACCAAGTGTGTTGGTTGCAAGCAGGCTGCATGTAGGAGCCTCCaccctggtttttcttttcttgcttcccttcctcccttcctttagTTCCCGTTTGCCCTCCCACCTCTGGGATCCCTGGCATCAGCATCCTCAGCCCCTCCAGGGTGGACCTCAGCtccctcagagagcagagaaagcagcatCTACTTTTGGGCAGTTGTGACCAGGCTTGGGTCCATGAGATGGGCGAGGGTCCTACCGCATTAGGAGGTAGCCAGATGCCTCCAGCCTCCCACTGGGTCACAGTggctgcctttctctctccctggagAGCCACCCTTGCCTGACCTAGAGTGACAGAGACCTTGCGGGTCGCACCTCGACCTTGGGTCTAAGAACCCTGGCCATCTAGAAACCCAATTGTCTTTGGTGTCTCTGGCATCTAGAAGGCATCTATGGAGGGGCTCGGGACAGGCAGAGGGGAAAGATTAAGCAAACATCCAAGGCTCCAGCCTGAACCACATAGATCGAACGTTTTTCAGGTTTATTGTTCGGCTGTTTCTGGCTGCCTTGCCCTCTGAAAGGGTTACTGGTTGGGCTGAGGGCTTGGCTTGGCCcacaggggctgggggtggggagcagggtggGATGACTGTCTAGGACCTCATGGAAGTGTGTGATGATGTGGTCCAGGTGGGAGCCATCGcagaagatctttttttttttttttttttttttttttttttNNNNNNNNNNNNNNNNNNNNNNNNNNNNNNNNNNNNNNNNNNNNNNNNNNNNNNNNNNNNNNNNNNNNNNNNNNNNNNNNNNNNNNNNNNNNNNNNNNNNgaccaggctggtcttgaactcacagagatccgcctgcctctgcctcccgagtgctgggattaaaggcgtgcgccaccaccgcccggccatcgcAGAAGATCTTGCCACATTGCTTCAAACAGTAGAAAATGCTGCAGCCAAGGCTTCCTTAGCATGCCACACAGGACCCCCACAGCTGCAGCCCAGTGTATTGCTCAGTGTGGCTGGAGTGTTGGTCTGTACCTCTGTCTCCATCCGGCTTCAAGAGGGATCATAGATTCaatcccctttcctcctctctgtgcccctcccccGCCTCTGGGACCAGGCCTAGGCGGAGGGACGGTGCCTCAGGACATCCACTAGCTGTGCCCAAGGTCTGGCTCCAGCAGCCCCTGTTTCTGCCCACTCTAGTCCCATACTTCCTTTTAAATAGGGACCCTTGGCTCTGCGTTCTCAGTGCCCTTTGACCACTTTCTTAGAGCTTCTAGGCCGTCCTCTTCCAGGACCAAGACACTCCTGTCTTGGGGCGGATCACGACACTAGGGCCCTATGGAGAGCTGGCTGTGTCCTTGGTGGGCAGTCGTGGAACTCACTTGGTTCCCTTGAGTCTTTGCTCCTGATGGCTTTGTGACGACCTGTTAATAAGAGATAGGGCATGATGGAACTGTCCTAAGTGTCACAGAGCCACCTGTGCCCACAAGGCCACTGTGAGCTGCAGCTCTGTTCCAGTGCCTGGCttgtctcccacccccaccccggcacAATGGAGAGGTCAAAGAGCAGAGGCTGAGAAGTCTTGGTGCTTCTGGGTTCCTCCCTCGGGAACTCAAACTTAGGGACGTTCTTAGGGCTCAAAGGTCCCTGGGAAACAAGTCCTGGGCATGAGATCTGGTGATTAGGGATCCAGGGGCCTGAGAAccagtgggtgggggtggggcggacCTTTTGTAGTGATGAAGAGATAAGCCCACTGCCAAAGAGCCCATTTCGAAATCAGCCAGTACCAGGGCGGGGCCCCCGGGGCCTCAGAAAACGTTGGGGATGGTTTCTGCTGGCCCGCTGTGAACAGAAGGCACGGGGGCCAATGACCAGCCGAGGAAACTCTTGCGGGACTGGGAGCAGCTAAAGGGAGTCTGGGAGCTGATGGGAGGGGCAGCCTCCCTCCGTTGGACCCCTTAATTTCTTTGTCAAACATTTATTTACAGACGGTCCAGATTGACCATAGGTAGGAAATGGATGGGTGGAGGAGGGACTTCTTCCTAGAAGTCTAGGAGGTCATGACCTCTCTctggtctttctgcctccatccagCCTGTTGAGCCCCACTTTTACTCCAGCCCCCTGGGGCACCAGCTAATCTGTGTAGTTGGAGTCTCATAAGGAAATGGATGAGGTTTCTGGGTGAGGCCATCTACCCAGGGGCAGCTCAGGAGGACTGCAGCCATTGAACCCTAAGAGGGGAAAACTTCATTCCACCTACCTCCGGGGGGCATTAAGGCTGGCTTATGGAGAATGGAGAGCTAACATAGATAAACTCAAGTGGCCATATACCTGTCCACTGTAGGTGGGACAGACCCTGTGCCCTAAACTTACAGGGAAAGTGACTGGCCTCTGTGCCAAGCAACCAGCAGACTGCCGGCCCACAGAGATGGAGGGAATGGTTGGTGTGACCCCAGAGGGGTGCTgagtgtctctgcttcctggtctgcaGGCCTAACTGCATGGGGATCAGGCTACTAGGCCTCAACCCTTTCCTTGTGCACCTTCTATGTGCCATCACCCGGGAAGCTCAGGGTTAGAGGGGGCCCTAGACACTTCCCCAATCCCCTTGAGATTCACCCCAGACCTGCCCCCCCATCTGCTTCGGAGATCCCCTCACCTGTTCTGCTGAGGTTCTCCTGCTGACCACTGGGCCGTATCTGTTGCTTCCCCAGCTCttcagagatctttttttttttttaatatttatttatttattatgtatacaatattctgtctgcatgtattcctacaggccagaagagggcaccagaccccattacagatggttgtgagccaccatgtggttgccgggaattgaactcaggacctttggaagagcaggcaatgctcttaaccgctgagccatctctccagccccctcttcagAGATCTTAAGGTCACGTACAGACCTGGGGTACCAAAAGGGGTGTTGAGTCAGGACTTCCTTGTTATACCCCAGCCCAAGCCCATGGAGTCGTGGGTTTTCTCTATTCTATGTACTGTCCGGCCCTCAGGAACCCTCCttgacttctggcctctcctGGGCCATGAGTTGCCTTGTTCATTTCCCAAGGCCTTGTAAACTCTGCTTGGCTCCCCTCTAGACCCAGACCCTTTAGGGGGGAGCCAGGCTCAGGTGTGAGATGAAGGGTCACTGTGACCAGCTGTAGGCTTCCTTGGATCCTCTAGCCTATCTGGGTCTCCATTTTATAACAACATCTGGGATAGTTGCCAAAGCCACAGCGTCTGGTGTGGCCCCGAAGTCCATAGTAGGTCAGGAACAAACTCCACTTTGGACTTTCTGGAGTCCTTGTTCCTGGACATGCAATGGACTCGTAGGGCATCTGAGTGGTCTGTGAGTGTGAGGGTCCAGGTAGGTCCTGTTAACCTATGTGCCACCATTGACCAGGACGAAGAAGTTAGGACTTAATCTCAAGTAACCTGGTCATGACTTCCAGCTGGTGgctacctgcacaaataaaggaGTTTGGATGTCAGGATAAGCTGGGGTGGGAGTCCTGGGCAGACATGGATGTGCACATGGAAGTCTGCACCTCTGGGTGTCCGAGCCACTGAAAGGAGGTAGGGTCTCCGAGCCGCCAAGTAGGTCAGGAGGGAGAAGGTGACTGAGAGCTTGCTCTCCGGTGATCGTGCTGGGCCCCCTCCCCACTTGGGGGCTTTGGGTGAGCCAGGCAGGTGCCCTGGAATAACACAGTTGGAGCCTCAGGGTGTGCCACGTTGGGCGGCACCTGCCTCACCCACACATCCTTTTCCCACGGGCCTTTCGACACCACAAGGTTGCATTACCTGTGGCTTCACTGCCACTTCAGCTCTGCAGCCCCCGCTGGCCAGGGGCctgggctggggctggaaagGAGCTAGGACCTGCCCTTCCTTTGCTCCAGCTCCCCTCTTTCCCACTGTGAAGTCCCCTTCCTCATAGAGGGGTACCCCCTGTGTTTCCAGTCCCATCACCCAGCCTGATTTTGGGGATGGCTTTGAGTGCAAGGACTTCCTTGGGGCAGGTGTGCAAGCAGAGAACCATGCATTTGCCTGAGGCCACCGCCTGGTCTAGCTAGGGAAGGGTGGAGGCACTTGAGTCTCTACCAGGTGCCCAAGGCTACCGCCATAGTGGTCCGGGTCCTGctccccctcccgccccccgCCTCCCCTTTTGTAGGTGGGGCAACAGAACAGCTCAGCAGGGCTAAGGGCTGCATGTCTTCATGTAGGGTTTCAAGCCTCCTAGGATCTGGCCCGGTGCGCAGTCTGGGTGAGGCCGCTGCTCATGCTGAGTCACCACCATGCAAACGCCTGGTACTGTCCACAAGGACCTGGCCCCACCTTCGGGAACCATGGGTGCTGGTTTTCCCACGCTCCGTTGCCCGCTCTTGGGCCTTGCTGTCACCCTTGTGGGGCCCAGGGAACCCTGCCCCCGCCTGGGCTGGAAAAGCCAGTTCTACACCGTTCACAGCACCCGCCCTCCACCTCCAGGCTTGTAGTCGTTGTCCGTCTGAGGGCCAGCCACTGGGGCCATCATGGCCAAGTGCTCACTAGGACATTAGGAGAGTGACCGTATCTGAAGTATTTAGCCTAATGCTGAGTGATCCTGGCACCCAGGGGCTCGACTTCTCCCTTTGTGCAGAGAGGAGACTTGTAGCAGCTGACTCTCTCAAACTGTTCTGACAGGATCTTTATATCGCCTCTTATTAGTGGGAGGCTGGGTGACTCCAATTTCGGGGTGTCCCTGGATCTGGGGGTTGGGGGTGCGCTGAAGAAAGGCCAAGGTTCAAACCTAGATCAGCCCAGCTGTGTGCCTGGTCAGCAGGCCAGTCTGACTGCAGGGAAGAGCACCTAGAGggtgtgggaggtggggacaagAGGAGCTGGGAAGTCCCTTGCTCGGTCCCAGGGGTCCCTGTGTGCCTGATTCTCATGGTAGCTGTGAGGTTCCAGCAGTGCATTCAGCCCTGACTCAGGGTACTTGTGCCCAGGAGTGCTGCTGGCAAGCCGTGAGCCCCATGGGCAATGCT carries:
- the Nrarp gene encoding notch-regulated ankyrin repeat-containing protein — its product is MSQAELSTCSAPQTQRIFQEAVRKGNTQELQSLLQNMTNCEFNVNSFGPEGQTALHQSVIDGNLELVKLLVKFGADIRLANRDGWSALHIAAFGGHQDIVLYLITKAKYAASGR